From Triticum aestivum cultivar Chinese Spring chromosome 4A, IWGSC CS RefSeq v2.1, whole genome shotgun sequence, a single genomic window includes:
- the LOC123087609 gene encoding uncharacterized protein, with protein MSMSMATTALLRLAPLPPHARLLAPSSKKPSLLLAPLGSGRRALRLARAAGDGLADQTVYNGVYGPWSVDDADVREVLLYRAGLVTAAASFLVAASGAFLAEGNAVGDAVRQGADLFYAAGAGGLGLSLVLIHIYVTPIKRFLQALWAVGVLGSVGTYALAARPLDEGLVRYVLEHPGAMWFVGPTFAALTGLVFKEGLCYGKLEAGILTFVIPILLLGHLSGLMDDGTKLSLLGVWMSLFTVFAARKFQQPIKDDIGDKSVFIFNALPEEEKKALLQRLEAPTEQKFE; from the exons ATGTCCATGTCCATggccaccaccgccctcctccggctcgcgccgctgccgccgcacgcCCGGCTCCTCGCCCCGAGCTCCAAGAaaccctccctcctcctcgcgccccTCGGCAGCGGCCGCCGCGCCCTGCGGCTCGCGAGGGCCGCCGGCGACGGGCTCGCGGACCAGACCGTCTACAACGGCGTGTACGGGCCCTGGTCCGTGGACGACGCCGACGTGCGGGAGGTGCTGCTTTACCGGGCCGGGCTGGTCACGGCCGCCGCGTCCTTCCTGGTGGCCGCCTCGGGGGCGTTCCTGGCGGAGGGGAACGCGGTCGGCGACGCCGTCCGGCAGGGCGCCGACCTCTTCTACGCCGCCGGGGCCGGGGGGCTCGGGCTGTCGCTGGTGCTCATCCACATCTATGTCACCCCCATCAAGCGGTTCCTCCAGGCGCTGTGGGCGGTCGGCGTGCTCGGCTCCGTCGGCACCTACGCCCTCGCCGCGCGGCCGCTCGACGAGGGGCTCGTCCGGTACGTGCTCGAGCACCCCGGGGCGATGTGGTTCGTCGGGCCCACCTTCGCCGCGCTCACAGGCCTCGTCTTCAAGGAGG GTCTCTGCTATGGAAAATTGGAAGCTGGTATCTTGACGTTTGTTatccccatccttcttcttggacacCTG TCTGGCTTGATGGACGATGGAACAAAATTGAGCCTCTTAGGAGTGTGGATGTCACTCTTCACTGTGTTCGCCGCTAGGAAATTCCAGCAGCCCATTAAG GACGACATCGGCGACAAGTCCGTTTTCATATTCAACGCCCTCCCCGAAGAGGAAAAGAAGGCTCTGCTGCAGAGGCTCGAGGCGCCAACTGAGCAGAAGTTTGAGTAG